DNA from Dokdonella koreensis DS-123:
GTGGCGCAGGCCCTCGATGCGGGCGCGCGTGTCCTGCTGCTCCTGCGAGCCGGGCCGCACCGCGACCGCGTCGGCCAGGATCCGGTCGGCGCCGGCGAAGTCGTCCTGCGCGGCGGCCGCCAGCGCCTGGTCGAGGAAGCCGCGCTCGATCTGCGCCAGTCCCTGGTCGACCAGCGCATTGTCCGGGTCGAGCGCCAGCGCCTGGCGGTAGACCGCCAGCGCGGTGTCCTCGCCCTCGCCGACCGCCTTGCCGGCCTTGAGCAGGTCGGCCGCGCGCGCCAGCAACGGCATCACCTGGTTGAGCACGCGCAGCCGCGCCTCGAGCTGGGACAATTCCGAATCGGCATGCGGGAGATCGGCGAACGCGGCGACGAAGCGGCGCGCCTCGGCGTTCTCGCCGCGTTCCATCGCCGCGATGGCCCAGTCGCGGATCGCGCCGCCGATGCGTTTGAGCGCCAGCTCGGCTTCGGCATTGCCGGCGTCCTGGGCGAGCACCTCGCGATACAGCGCGACGGCACTGCCGTCGGCCGGCTCGATCAGGCGGCCCTGGGCCTCGGCGCTGCGGGCACGCTTGAGCAAGGCGGCGACCGCCTCGGTGACCGGTGCCGGCGGCCCCATCGCGACCGCCTCGGCGAGGAGGGTCTGCGCGGCCCCGTCGGCCGACGGCGCGGCCGGTTCGGCCTCGGTCGGCGGGCGCTGCTCGGCGATCCACGGCGCGATCGCCGGGCTGGCCGGTTGCGAGGCGGTCGGCTGCTGCTGCACCTGCGGTGCCGGGTGGAAGACGCCGGGGAAGAAGCGATAGGTCAGCGCGAAGGCCAGCAGGGCGATGCCGGCGACACCGCCGAGGACGGCTTGCTTGCTGACGCTTTCGGTACCGGGCATTGCGTGTAGGGAACCAGATTCACCGGAGGTGGCGGCGCGGCCCGGCCCGGCGAAGACCGCCGGCGGCCGCGACCGGAACCCGAACGATCATACCGCGCCGAAGCGAAACGCACTGCGCGGCACACCCGCTGCGGTGGCGCCGCGACCGCGGTTCCATGGGCCGGCGTGCCCGCCGGCGGCGGCCGATGCCCGGCCGAGGTTGACACCCGCGGCGGCGTCCGGTACGTCTGCCGGCCGCGCCGCATCGCGCCGTCCCGGGGCTGCGCGGCGCCCTGCCGAAGCCGGAGGTCCGGACCATGATGCACACCCGCCGCGCGCACGAACGCGAGCCGGCACCATCGCCGGACGGCAGCTATCGCGCCGTCACGCTGATCAACCGCGGTCCGCTCGGGATCGTCGTCTGGGCCGGCGCGCTGGCGCCAGCGGCGGCCGGCAAGGCCGACGAGGACATCGAGGCGGCCGACTATCACAGCCGCATGGCCGTGAGCTTCATGTCCTGGCGCGACGTGCTCGACTACTTCCAGGCCAGTCCATTCGCACCGTTGATCGAGCGCGCCATGGCGCGAAGCCGGCGCGCCGATGCGGCGGCGCTGCCGCCGGACCGCGACGCGGGCTGACCCCTGCGGCGGTTGCGGCCGATTCAGCCCCCGCCTGCTACAGCGTGTTCCGGCACGGGGCGCGTCGCGCCGCCGCCCCGTCCAGGACACGCGGTCCGCGCACCTGCGAGCGACGATCGCCGGCGCCTTCGGCCCCTCGGCACCGGGCCATCGAACGAGGAAGTCCCATGGCACGCCCGATCTGGACCGGAACCCTGTCGTTCGGCCTCTTGAACGTCCCCGTCTCGCTGATGACCGGCGAACGCCGCGTCGACCTGCACTTCCGCATGCTCGATGCGCGCAACAAGAAGCCGATCCGCTACGAGCGCGTCAATGCGGAGACCGGCGCCGAGGTCCCGTGGAAGGACGTCGTGAAGGCCTTCGAGTACGACAAGGGCAGCTACGTCGTGCTCGAACCGGAGGACATCAGGTCGGCCGCCCCGGAGAGCCACGAATCGATCGACATCGAGTCGTTCGTCGCGCACGACGCGCTGGCACCGCAGTTCTTCGAGAAGCCCTACTACCTCGTCCCCGGCAAGAAGGCCGAGAAGGGCTACGTGCTGCTGCGCGAGACGTTGAAGAAGACCGGGCGCATCGGTATCGGGCGCGTGGTCATCCGCACGCGCGAGTACCTGTGCGCCGTCATCCCGCAGGGCGACGCGATCGTGATGAATCTGCTGCGCTATCCGCAGGAGCTGGTCCCGATCGACGAGTACGCGTTTCCGGGCGGCAGCCTCGCCGCATTCCGCATCAACAAGGCCGAGATGGCGATGGCCGAACAGCTGATCGAGTCGATGAGCGGCCCGTGGAAGCCGGAGCACTACAAGGACGAGTTCCGCGAGCGCCTCGGCAAGGTCATCCAGAAGCGGATCAAGAGCAAGGGCGTGATCAAGGCCATCGACGACGAACCGGAAGCACCCGAGGATGCCGCCACCAACGTGGTCGACTTCATGGCCTTGCTGAAGAAGAGCATCGGCACCAACAAGCGCACGCCGGCCAAGTCGCCGCCGGCCAGGAAGACCGGACGGCGGACGGCGCCTCGCAAGACCGCTTCCGCCGCGAAGCCGGCGGCGGCGCGCAAGCGAGCCAAGCGCGCCGGCTGAGGCCGCGCCGGACACCGCGCGAACCCTGGCGGGCCGGCCGGAACGGCAGGGTTCAGGCGCGCACTGGTACCAAGGCACTCCGATCATTTCCAGGACGTGGCCATGCCCCGCAGGGTGATACATCTGGTCCACCTCGACGCCGACGACCGCTGGCACCTGCAGGAGACCTCGGGCTACTCGATCGGCGCGTTTCCGTCCCGCGAACAGGCCCTGCAGCAGGGCCGCCAGCTCGGCAGCACGATCCAGCACGACGGCGGCCTGGCGCAGCTGGTGGTGCACCGGCTGGACGGCTCGATCGAGACGCGGCACAGCTACGGCGAGGACCCGCGCCACCGCGTGGGCTAGAGCGTGCCATGGACGTTGAGTTGAGCGCGAAGGCCCCTGGCGCGGTGATCCAGCAAGGCGCAGCCCACCGGTCAGACTGGCCGTCTGGCCAAGGGCTGCAACGCCGCTGGGCGCCGCGCCAGGGGCCTTCCCGAAGGATTGAGCCGCCGCGCCGCCCCGACCGCGTTGCCCGCCTTGCCGGGACGACGCGGCGGCTCAACGCAGCTCACCTCAACGTCCATAACGCGCTCTAAGCCATGGGGCTGGCCGCCTACCGCCGCAAGCGCGATTTCGCCGCCACGCCCGAGCCGGCCGGGGCGGGCGGCACCCGGTCCGGGGCACGCCGCTTCGTGGTCCAGCTGCATCACGCGTCCCACCGCCACTACGACTTCCGCCTCGAACTGGACGGCGTGCTCAAGAGCTGGGCGGTGCCGAAAGGGCCGAGCCTGGACCCGGCGTCCAAGCGACTGGCGGTGGAAGTGGAAGACCACCCGATCGCCTATGCCGGCTTCGCAGGCGACATTCCCGAGGGCCACTACGGTGCCGGCCATGTCGAGGTCTTCGACACGGGAACCTGGATGCCTTCGGGCAGCGCACGCGCCGGCCTGGCGCGCGGCGAGCTGAAATTCACCCTGCACGGCGACGTCCTGCGCGGCTCCTGGGTACTGGTGCGCACGCGCCGGCAGGGCAAGCGGCAGCACTGGCTGCTGATCAAGCACGACGACGCCTACGCGGGCCCGCGCGAAGCCGACGACTTCGTCGATCCGACCACCGACCGGCCATGGCCGCCGGCGCGCCGGCGCGTGATCTGGCGCGCACACGCGACGGCGACCACCGCGGCGTCGGCGGCGACCGTGCCCCTCGACCGCCTCGGCACGGCCGAGACGATCACCCACGCCCCGTTCGCACCGGAACTGTGCCGGTCCCGTACCAGCGCGCCCACCGGCGATGGCTGGCTGCACGAGGCCAAATGGGACGGCTACCGCATCCTGGCGACCGTCGTCCGCGGCACGGTGCGCCTGTGGTCGCGCAACGG
Protein-coding regions in this window:
- a CDS encoding DUF2188 domain-containing protein; amino-acid sequence: MPRRVIHLVHLDADDRWHLQETSGYSIGAFPSREQALQQGRQLGSTIQHDGGLAQLVVHRLDGSIETRHSYGEDPRHRVG
- a CDS encoding Ku protein; this encodes MARPIWTGTLSFGLLNVPVSLMTGERRVDLHFRMLDARNKKPIRYERVNAETGAEVPWKDVVKAFEYDKGSYVVLEPEDIRSAAPESHESIDIESFVAHDALAPQFFEKPYYLVPGKKAEKGYVLLRETLKKTGRIGIGRVVIRTREYLCAVIPQGDAIVMNLLRYPQELVPIDEYAFPGGSLAAFRINKAEMAMAEQLIESMSGPWKPEHYKDEFRERLGKVIQKRIKSKGVIKAIDDEPEAPEDAATNVVDFMALLKKSIGTNKRTPAKSPPARKTGRRTAPRKTASAAKPAAARKRAKRAG